The window tAAAAAAGCCAGTCAGTTTCTTGCAGTGTGTGCTACGCTGCACCCACCTGATGGTGTGGATGAAATccaccccagagcaggagcacctGTGTACAAGTGCTGCTCAGGAATATTTGGCAGCCAGAGAGCAGCACTGCTCCTGTATGCACAACCTGACCCTCAAAgatgctgtgattttttttttttttttttttttttttttgtgttgggaATCTCAGTGATTTCAGATTAGAAAATGCTGAGGGGATAAAGCCCATTGAACACTGTGTTTTACTACAGCATTTGCAATTTGCAAGCTACATGTCTGGTTTTCCCTCACAGTCCCTTTTCTGTacagcagctctgtcctggcaaccTAGGCTTTCACTGGGTGCTAAAGTAATAGTAGGTTACAGCTTAGAAAAATATTATTGGGAAAATAATAACCCACTAATCCTTTCCTTGGAAGACTTCAGTGAGTCAAGTGTGGCTTGTTGATAGTGTCATGTATCACAGCCATTTTTTATTGACTCAGAAACAAAACCAGTCTGGCCTTAATGGCTAGTGCACCTGAGTGTTATCAGTCTTTCTGCATGGTATTAGTCAGTGGGCTGAGCCATGATGACATCTGATAAAATAAATTAAGGAACTAGAAGCCATTTGCCTTTCTGTTTTAATCAGTAActctaaaacatttaaaaaactAACTATGCTCTACAAGGGCTTCAAATAACTTTACCATCATCTTTAAGCCCAGACTGGGGGCTGGtggagatgctgctgctcctgaagGCTGTTTGGTCTTGTAACCCTTCCCTGGGAAATCTTAACATGTGTCCTACCATCTCACAGCTAAGGGAGTTATGAAAGATCCAAATGCCATCAAACTGATGAGGAATGGAAACAGGTCACCATGGAGAGCTTTAGAAAcctgccctgcttcccccacAGAAGTCTTTCAAGCAAGAACTACTACTACTGAGCACTACTCCAGGTGCTAAATTAGGAAACCATTTTTCCTCACTGAACTCCTCCTCCTGGAATGCAATGCCATTACAAAAGATAGCTACTGAAATGTGATGACTGCTTTAAATAGCCCATGTTTCATTCCCATTTCCAAGGAGGaagaatgtttttttttcatctaTTTGAAGCTCATGTATTTCCTAGAACCAACATGTTTCACTGGTTTTAGGAGAGCTGGCAAATCTATATTTTGCTATAGTAACACTGATGCATCCCTCTGAATGTTTGGGCAGAACATGTTACAGCATTTTAAACAAAGCAGCAAGTATGTGCAGATAGTTGCCATTGGCAACTTGCCTCTCTCCAGACTATCAGCACTGTCGTATGCCTAACAATGTAAAATAAGTGACATCTCTTTGCAGTAAATACTGAACATTTGTAAGCCTGTGTTCTACCTCCTTATCCAGCTTATCCATCCGTCTCAATGTCCAGTAACACTGGGTGCTCCTGGACCAGCAAGGGAAGCAAGCCTCTCTAGCTGTCCAACATCAAACCTAATCTCTGTGATTAAAAACATGGGTGCTGATCCTGAAGCTTGGCCATTCAAACTATTAGGTTTCTTGGCTTTTAACACCTGCTGGTTTCTGTACCCCATGTGTCTGAAAGATCTGTCTGTGGTGGGGCCTTTTTACATCTTGATTGTATTACCAAGTTTCACTCTCCTTTCTTATGCACCCACTGCGGTTGCATGGGTAGAAGAATAACTTCCCTTATCCCAGCTGCAAGCTCTTCAGATcatttctgcttttgctttttaatttctgCAGAGGTTGAGCAAGGAAAGCTTCACCTATTGGCAGGGTCACCATGAACCTGCTGTAGAGAGATGGTCCAAAATGTGATTTCCACATAGCACAGCACTGCCAGACCCGTGTCCCTgactcacacacacacatggatgGTTTAAGTGCTGGTTCCAGCATGATTAACATCTATAATGCCCAAGGGAGCAGGGGGCTGCTTCCATGGAACAAAGCTCTGCCATGACACCTTCACACTTGGTGCAGAGACAGACAAAGCAGATTGCAAGAGAATGAGCAAAAGACGCGGCAGAAGACGAACACTAGTGCTGAATGATGGGATGAGCCAAAGGACAAGCCAAGACAGTAAGAAGCCAGGCAGTTAGCCAGTACCTAGAAGACAcgtgggattgtgtggggctctTAGCTTCACAGCTCTTCACCACTGATGGATTTCTACAGCAATGGAATGAAACGAGACATGAGTCGTGCGCGTGCCACGGGGACAGCGTGAGCATCCCGCCTGGGACACCCCATGCAGCTCACCTAGAAAGTAATGAAGATACAGGCTTCTCAACAGAATTGCTCCTTTCCCATGGCTTCTTCCCAGAGTCTGAAAAACAAACATGAAAAggtaatttattatttttgctctaaaaataaaaatatcctgAAGTGGACTGTCTTATACCGTTGCTTTCTTTCAGTGAGGATAAGGGACTTAGGAGAAGAACCAGGAAAATGAGACTGCTGAATGAGTGCATTTGCCTACATTATTGGGAAAGCATTAGCAAAAATCTGCTTAGTGATCCCTTTAATTAGGGACCACATAGTTAAACAATACTAAAAAGAAATGGAACTGGAACAGCAGGAGGAAGAGCATAAATAATTTCTATTAGGAAATACAGGCTAATTGCTGCAAGGCTTACTTTATTCAGtacaatatttatttatattttatattaagaAGTCTTAGGTTTTCTGTCTGCATAGTTGGCAGAAAATGTGGGTGTATGTAAAAAAAGGCAGTTAGAGCCCACTATGCAAATCTCCACAGAGAATTTATTTAATGTTGTGTGCACTTCTAACACACAGAATATTCCCAAAAAGCTGTACCACATAACACTTGTTGCTGAAAGCACTTCATATCATCCCAGTCTCCTAAAATAAACTGTTGAAGAGATTTGACAACTTTATATACAAGAATTTGCTCCTCTGTGAAGTCCTGAAAAGATTACAGGCACTCCCAGGAAATCTCTAGATCTCATTTACATACACCTTTCTCCTGGCTTCCTCCCCTTCCCTTGCAAAGCACACAGGTCATGGCTTTGTTCCAAAAGGAAGCTGGAATGGTTAAATAGTCATTCCCCTGGGAGAGACTCTCAGTATGCATGAAAGCCAAGACTGATGCAGGGATGAATGTGAGTGCTTGCAGCTCATCTACTCAGATAcagttattttaattaattttaggaAAAACAATTTAATCTGGGAACTCTCAGGATCAGCCTTATTGCAACAAACTAAATAGTAGTTTGACATCCAAACCCCAACTGTACAGATCAGGACATCTACACTTCAAAAAGTAAAATAATCCAGCTTTTTTCTCCTAAAAGATTTAGGTGTGTAATGTTGAAGATACAGATCCACAGCTACATGTCTAACTAAACTGTCTTGCAATTTTCTTGACTGTGAAACATATAAAAGTCATAATTTCTTGCTGAATATAGTTTTTAAAACCACAGGTGTTTGGTAATTTTTCTGTGAGTTACTGTTAGTTTCTGCACTCAGAAGTAGGACAATTAATCCAGAGTCTAGAGGTGGTGGAAAAGACTAGATTAAGAAGACAACTACAATGCCAATAGTTCAACTTAATTAATACCTGATGAattttgctgctgctgggcagagccTCGTGTACTGGTTGAAGGAGAGGTGCTAGCATCATCctacaaagagaaaaacaggACATTACTGAGTTTTAGGGATGAAGTGCAGAGTCCTCTTCTACTCTGGAGGCAGCTGCAGCACATGTAGTACAAAAGCAAGTTTCCTCCCTGTCCAACAGGCACTGGTGCCAAGGTATGGGCTCAAGGCCATTTAAACTTTAACTTTCTCACACTGGATGGAAAAATACAtacttttttattttagttaatgTGGACACCTTTTCGTGATTACACTCAACCACTCTTATCTCTATATACCAAATCAGGTGAAACCACTCTAAAGTGCTGTTGCCTAAATACAAACCATCCACTTCCCAAATTTAGAAACTCTCTGAGATGTGGAAACTGAGCCACCTAAAGGAACTGTTGCTACATCCCAGTCTGTCACCCCAAGACAGCCAGCAGTACCAGAGAGAGGAAGTCAGGTATTAACAGAATGTAACTTAATCAATCAGTACTCCTCTTAAGTAGAAGACTAAACACTTCATCAGAGATTTGGACTCTTTTATCTTGGATTTATATGTGACAGATCATAAACCATTCATCCATATATTTGGCATGACAGTATTATCTAGCAACCCTCAAAACATACTCAGGTAAAGCATCAGCTCTGCACTGTAAAATGGAATTGCACCCAGTTTGAAAGAACATGAAATATACTCAAGATACGAATTAAACAGATGCTCTCTAAAACACTTTTGTAAACAGATTGGTGCTATTAAAAAGTTTGATTGGTGATATAATgttgcagacatttcttcacagaaatcctttctttcagatttctgtgtcttctggagggcagaggcctcagaagataatgtaaacaattgttatcagctgctggggaatgtaatgggatgcaccttgattggctcatgcttcttgtttataattaagggccaatcacaaagtgcaagctaggggactgagtccttggacacaactttgttatagattctttctattcttagcctagcttgagcagctctgcaaacttctctctttattctatttagtatagttataatgtattatatattatatatcaataaatccagccttctgatcaagaaacaagattcccgtctctctctcaccagcagcgacccactcagatGCAGTAATAATATAAACTAATGCAGACTTTCAGCAAGAGAGAATAAGGGACagaaagcagaggctggcagGTTAGAAGCTAAATGGTGCCTTTCATCTCCAAGTGCATGGTTCAAAACCAGCTTTGGGTCAAGATTAAGAGCAATGGTTGCACACAGGGTTCAACAGGCAAATTCTGTGCTTGACAACATGCAGAAAATAGCTGCTTTTCTCCCTGAACAGTGAAAAGTGCTTATCCCTGCTCTTCCTACAAACCTTTTGGCTTGGGGCAAGACCTAGATTGTTTTAATGGACTTCCTACTTAACAGCTTTGTCTTTGGAGAGAACATCTTTCCACAGGAGATACGAGGCACACCGAATGCTCTATGACCTTGCAGCTGTGGCAGAAAGCCTTCACAAGGCTACTGGCTAGCAACAGCAATTCTGagtgagcagcagcctggaaaaccaCCACACTGGAAAGGACACAGTGCAAGTCCTGCCCTCTGCTAAAACAGAAAAGATCTTCCACACTTTACCAGTTCAACAGGTAGAAAAGTGTTTTCATCTGCATGTTGGACTCAGAGTTGTTGCATCAAGTTCAGTCTACAGACTGAGTCAAATAAAACCACTTGTATAATTGCTTTTGTGGAAGAGAAATGTTCCACTTTGTGGAAATCAAAGTTCCCCAAAGCTGTCCAAGTTCTATCTCAGTTTAGTGTACCTATCATGGTCACATATTTTGACCATGATTTAATGGTTAATACATCATTTTCCCTTCTTCCACCAGGCACGTCCTCTGTGCACTCTAGGGTCTGAAGGGAGCTGATTCTTGCTTTGCATGGAGGCTGGAAACCTAAATTTAGATGCAGGGCTGATGGTCTACTTCAGCTTAGCTCAAGCCTCAAATATAAAATAAGAAACATGAACTTTATCTCAAGTTAACTTGCCAGAAGGTTCAGTGCACCTTCTTACAGAGCAATAATTGATccctacaacactgggattagaCCATGAAATAGAGCTCATTAACCTGGTTTGGACAGTGAATGAAATATTAATAAAACAGCTGCTCTTGTTTGTAGGGTGCTGTTCCCAGGAAAGGTGGGAGCAGTTACATTTGGCTTTGGATTGAATGTGCACATCTATCCCTGGATCAGCACTGCAGTTATTGCCTGCCAGACAGTGAATGAGCACAGGGCTTTGGCTTACAAGGAATCTGCAAGAGCACAGCAGGGAGGAGTGTTTCACTTACATTTTGGCtttcctcttccttcttgtcAGCTGGCTTGTCTGACTGTGACGCTGCTTTCCTCCTTTGCAAAGAAAAGGAGATAGGACACAGTCAACCCTCTAGAAACAACCCTCACAGGAAGACAAGATTCAGGCTTGGGTGGAAGTTACTATTTCTTTAGCTCATCTCAGGGAACATAACAATGGCTGGATGTGTTTGGTTGTGTAGGGCTGGGGTGGAGGTGAAGAATTCAGATCCCAGTGATACAGCTCAGGGAGAGGGGCAAAATTACGAGGTGGTGTTTAAGAGAGGAATGCAGGGTGTGGAGCATAAAGAAACGTGATGAAACAGAGGGAGGAAGTAAAGCTGAGTATGAAACCGGGTGAGAAAAGGATGGCATCTCTCAAGGATTCAGGAAATCCTGGGTCCTATGCAGGAGGAATAACTCAGCCCTTTTCAGGGGCTTCTGAGGaccagccctgccacagcaggAGGCTCAGGTGGGAATTGCAGTGACGACATTGCTGGCAGCCAGCTCCAGTGTCACTTTGTCACCTGTCCTACATCTCACATCCCTGATCCTGCACAGAGAAAGGGCTCGAGCAGTGCTCCCACATGATGGGGAAACTGTCCAAAAAGCCCTTCAAGCCAGGTTCACTCTCACTGGGAGAGATTGGGCACCATTTCTGCTCAGCCAAGACCCCTTCTTCCCTCCAGGTGGGAAAGCTCCGGCTGAATCAGGAAACCAGCCCATCCACCTGGTTTCCAAGTGCCTTTGGTGAACAACAGGAGATCATTTTTGTCTAAAAATCACTTCAAAGGGAGCAGAGCTCCTGAGCCTTGTAGTCCCAGGAGTGTTGGTGCTGCCTGCAGAAGCTGAGTGAGGACCTGAGAACCACACTCATTTCTGCTTCCCAAGGAGGGCCAAAACTCTCTGAGGAGTAAGTGGCAAAGAGCTGCAATTCATCCACTGGGGAAACTGGACATGACAGTAAACAAAGATGTTGGTTGTTTATTTTAGAAAAATACATGATAAAACTTCTTAGGTATTAGACAAACTGGATgatgaaaagaaaaccaaattctTGATTTTTAAGCCCTATTTAAGCCCTTGAATAAACATTACTCCAGTGGACCAGGTGCTGAGGCCCTAGAAATCCAATTTCCGATTTTAGACCATGAGGGGAACTGCAGCTCAAGTCTCCACGTGGACTTTGGTTGTGCTGAACTTTACCCTTTTCCACCTGTGAACACTTCCCTTAGCAAATGTTTTTTAAACACCAATCTGACAGGTTTTTCATTTAGTCTTGGTTCTGAAGTGAACAGAATtcaactcaggaaaaaaaatatctcagGAAGCACTAAGAAAGGCCTCACTGGATACACAACTTGGAGGATTTGATTAAAATTTGACAAAAAACTGAACAAACTGAGCAGTATGTATCTGTAGGACATAGTGCTCTGTGGGAATTATTTTCATATATTTAATTGCATTAATAATTTCACTAAAtcagtaataattttttttttgtctttctctaatATTTACTTGATTTTTCAAACAAAAAGAAGTTGTAATTATTATAAATCTAAGTGAGGGAAATATTTGCCAGGGTGAGAGACCAGTGTTAGATTTATGTCTTGCAAGAAACTTAACTGGGCTGGGAGTGACAGTCTGTGGGTTCATTATTCTGTTTGCACTTTAGTCTTGAAGCAAAGggctgctctcacagggcccaCTGAATCTAGACAGTGGTACTTTATAGCATCTGagctcccagaaatgttttcctCCATTACTTACTGGGCATTAGACATATTCCCTGTTTCTGAGCATGGAGTTTACTGCTCAGAGAAGGGCCCCTGAGATCCCATGCTCATAACTCTGATTTCTGTACTGAAAATGCTCAATTTAAAACCAAACTAATAATTTTTTTACCTTCTGGTAATAGTAGGCAATCTGAAACACAGTGCCAGGTTATTCCTTTCCCTATGTCATCACACATAAAAAGGAATTTGCAGCCAAAGGAAATCCTCTCAGTATCAGCTGAACAGCATGTGCCCAGACTGCACCCTTGAATGGCACTTGTGTATTTCCAGGTACCTCCATGGCTTTGTGAAGCAAAATTTAGGGGATAACTCTGTTGCTATCAGGTCCCTGGGAAAGGATTTGGAGCTCAGTTATTTTCAGAGTAGAGGTAGCACAATGCTTATGGCAGTGCAAGTGCTTTTGTCAAGATACCAGGGAAATTCCACTCTAAATACCTGAAGACACAAGATCCTACTGCCAAAAGCCGTACTGGAGTACATTTTAGACCAGGACCACACAAAGTGCTGAATTTCTATGTCCAAACACATGAGATGCCCATCCAGCTTGCTTGCTTGAACAGAGCTAGTTACCCCAGCATCACCAAACCTTACTTTGCCTGTAGACAACTTCCAGTTAGGGAAGGTCATTCTTGATTATAGAGCAGGCCAAGAACCCCTAAAATTTATTAAGAGCTGTCAAGCTATTTTAGttctgaaaagaaagaaaattatccATTTGCTATTTTATACTGCAGGGAACTTTTTAGTGCTGTGTATTTATTTAGTACTTTTCAAAGGATTTAACAAGGATTTTCAAAGAATCCACAGCCTATGTTCAGAATTGCTTCTGAAATGAACTGGACATGGAGGAAAGTTGAAATCAGACCTTTTGAGCTGAGAACTGTCTTTATACTAAGGCAACATTATTTAAAAGCTCCATCTCTGTGCACCCTATAGCTTCACCTACCcttcattattttatttatcCTTTTCCTTCACTATTTGCAAGTTTAAAAAACTTAGACCTAAAAATATAGCATCTAACACTTGGGAAAGGCAGCCTATTTTCCAATGCAACACCTTTCGCATGAAGTTGGGCAATACTGGTGACCAACATCTGCAGGACCTGTCAAATCGCAAGGAAACACCCACTGCTAACCACAAAAATGACAGTGCCTTGTTCCACAATTTGCTGCAGATCTCATGGGGCTTACTAGAGGTGTAAGTACAAACCTTTTTGCCAGTAATTTATTCATTTCTTCCATTAgtcctcctccgcctcctccgcTACTTGTTCGATTGGCATCGCTCTTAGAGACCCCACTGGGGCTGGACCCTCCTGAACCATCTTCTGGCTTAAGAGAGAAATCAAGATTGGAATTAATGAAAGGCTTGCTTTACAACCACACCCTTAATGATTAGTTTTCCCAAGTGTTAGGAACAGCAATCACAATCACGGCCCGAAACCAGAGATAGGATGTGTTCTGCCTTGGGAGGAAGACCCACAGGAATATTACTGAAACCAAGACAGATCTGGATGATGCAAATATATGGGGAAATTATTAAAAAACCCACAGTGCTGCTTgttcataattatttttatgcatGTTTAAGCAACCCTTACCTAAGTAGATAGCTACTGACCAGACCTCAACAGGCTACACTGTTTTTTTTCTGTAAGTATAGTGTAGTTTTAACCACTTAAAACAAGTGAAAACACTAATGCATAGTACAATGGTGGACTATGTGGAAGTAGTGAAACCCTGGCAATGTGAGAAGTCACAGCCATTTGCTAACTCCTATGTTCTGAAGAGAGCAAACTCTACCCAACATTTCCTGCTCAGCTTCATTTGCACTGCAAAATCCCATTTAGAGGTTCACCCTATGGTCGGCTGAAGTATGTTCCACCACGTCTCACTGTGTGTTTGCAGACCATGACAccaagctgtgccaggctgtcctgcagcagagcagagcccatTGGGGGGGTCCCAGTGGCACCTCCTTACCCGCTGGACTCTCCTCAGTTTGGcaccagccagagctgctgcGAGCCCTGACACTGACCCATCTTCGGCGCCCTGGCCCGCGCccgccggcagcggcggcggagGTGGCGGCGCAGCTCCCATGGGCGGTGGAGGGACCGGGGGCGGTGGCGGAGGTGGGGGCCCCCCAGACGAAGCAGGGATCACAGCAGCACCGCTGGGGTGGCCAGGAGGAAGTGCTGGGCCTGAAATGCAGAGAACAGGACTTAGGTGTGAAGCACGATCCCCTCCAGCCCGTAGACAAGGTCACGTCCCACTCCCAATGCCGTGGCCTGACtccaggacaaggggctgatgCAAGGGAGCACCAAGCATGTGAAGAGGTGCTTGTATCAATGGTCAGCCAGCTACAGTCGTGTGCTCCTGAGAGACCCTGTCACTGGCAGTcttttccctcctctcctccctggcTGGGCTAATGTTTCATTCTGTGTCAGAATCAGAACACAGACACTGCTTCCCAGTTCATTAGTGGCAAATTCTTCTCCTTCTCCCACAGCTTTCTATATGGAGATAATAAACTGCATGGACTTTGGTTGGCATCAGCTTTTCAGGAGAATTGTGGGCTAGTGACACATCCTCCCTTCTGTCATGCACAAGGCGTGTGGCCTCAGCCAGTTGCAGACTCCAGCTCCAAGTACCCTGAGGTTCTGCAAAgctcctctcagcagcagcccgtTGGATGGGCTGATGGTGGTAACTCCATTGCAGTGTTTCACCTGTCTGTAACAGGTCAGCTGAAAAAATAACACCTCCCCAAGGGTATTTCACCATGCACACTGTCAGAACAGGCTGCTCTAGGTATGTATTCACAGCTTCAGCTGTTCTGTGTTACTTTGAAAGACAGGTGGGTTTTGTCTGAGAAATATTTGGAAACCATATTTAACATTAACAGCTTGTTTTTCTTCTTATCTAGTTTTTCTTATAATATTGCCTGATTTCTGTGGTTACTTCTGCCATTATTTCACACTCCCAATTCCATTCTTGAAATGAACCATAGCTGCTGTTAGAAATCCTTTAAACATTTCAAGCCCTCTTTCGTTCATGAACATAATAGTTAGTAATTCATTGTGGGTACATTTAATTGTAATTGCAAAACTACACCCACCTAATTAGAGGGCAGCCTCAGGCAAAAATTGAACTGAGTCAAAATAATGGAGTGATGTGAGTTTAAAATAACTGTATTGAACTAAGTGGATTTCAAGGACTTGCATCAGCTGAAGGACTGAGCCTCCAGTGGTTACAGTAATACTTTTAGCAGAAAGTAAAAGGAAATGTCttagttttcctccttttccaggcACACCACTTTAGCATTATATGTGGTTATAAATCTAAATAGATCCAAGTCACAAAACATATGCTCTGAATTGCAAATTGCATTGCTTGCAAATTGTTCTCACTCCACAGGCTTCATTTTAGATAGGCATGAGAAATCAAGACCATATTCAAAGTGGCCAAACCCAAAGCCCAGCCCTTGATCTGCCTTCAATGAGAAAGGTTTGCTGGAATAGTTACAGTGACAAGCCCACAACTATACATGCAAGAACATAGTTTAACTATACATACCAAAAACAGAGTTTCCGGAATTAAATAAATTGCACAACCACAGGGAATTCTGGCTGTCTTAATCAAAATTCATGCTCTATGTTTCACTTGTAACAGAAATACCACTTAACAAAAAGAGTAAAAAT is drawn from Melospiza melodia melodia isolate bMelMel2 chromosome 6, bMelMel2.pri, whole genome shotgun sequence and contains these coding sequences:
- the EVL gene encoding ena/VASP-like protein isoform X4 — translated: MVYDDTSKKWVPIKPGQQGFSRINIYHNTATNTFRVVGVKLQDQQVVINYSIVKGLKYNQATPTFHQWRDARQVYGLNFASKEEATTFSNAMLFALNIMNSQDGGPAAQRQIQNGPSPDEMEAQRRQVMEQQQQRQESLERRTSTTGPALPPGHPSGAAVIPASSGGPPPPPPPPVPPPPMGAAPPPPPPLPAGAGQGAEDGSVSGLAAALAGAKLRRVQRPEDGSGGSSPSGVSKSDANRTSSGGGGGGLMEEMNKLLAKRRKAASQSDKPADKKEEESQNDDASTSPSTSTRGSAQQQQNSSDSGKKPWERSNSVEKPVSSLLSRNPSVVKSCEAKSPTQSHVSSRMKPVSSSNDVAMDALDFDRMKQEILEEVVRELHKVKEEIIDAIRQELSRISTT
- the EVL gene encoding ena/VASP-like protein isoform X6; this translates as MYAFEEFSEQSICQARASVMVYDDTSKKWVPIKPGQQGFSRINIYHNTATNTFRVVGVKLQDQQVVINYSIVKGLKYNQATPTFHQWRDARQVYGLNFASKEEATTFSNAMLFALNIMNSQDGGPAAQRQIQNGPSPDEMEAQRRQVMEQQQQRQESLERRTSTTGPALPPGHPSGAAVIPASSGGPPPPPPPPVPPPPMGAAPPPPPPLPAGAGQGAEDGSVSGLAAALAGAKLRRVQRPEDGSGGSSPSGVSKSDANRTSSGGGGGGLMEEMNKLLAKRRKAASQSDKPADKKEEESQNDDASTSPSTSTRGSAQQQQNSSDSGKKPWERSNSVEKPVSSLLSRNPSVVKSCEAKSPTQSHVSSRMKPVSSSNDVAMDALDFDRMKQPYGRS